The Deinococcus ruber region TGTCGGCGGCCTGCTTCGCCAGTTCCTCGCGCTTCATGAAACGGATGGCTGCCACACCTGCCGCCATCGCCAGCGGATTGCCGCCGAACGTCGTGCCGTGTCCGCCCGCAGGCATCTTGTCTGCGACTTCGGCGCTCATGGCAAACGCGCCGATGGGCACGCCGCCCGCCATCGCCTTGGCGAGCGTCATGCCGTCGGGCACGACCTGACACTGCTCATCGACCTTGCAGCCGCAGCGGATACCGTCGGCGTTCTGGCACTGCTCGGCGCAGAAATGCTCGGTGGCGAACATCTTCCCGGTGCGGCAGAAGCCCGTCTGAATCTCGTCCATGATCAGCAGCGCACCCTTTTCGCGGGTCAGGCGGCGGGCCTCGCGCACGAACTCGGCGGTACCGGGGCGCACGCCGCCCTCGCCCTGCACGGGTTCCATGATGACGGCGGCCACATCGTCGGTGATGGCGGCCCGCAGTTCCTCGATGTTGCCGTACTGCACGAAGGTCACATGCTCGTTATCCACGGCAGCGCCGAAGGGTTCGCGGTACTTGGGTTCCCAGGTCAGGGCCAATGCGCCCAGCGTGCGCCCGGAAAAGCCGCGCTTCATGCTGACGAAGCGGGTGCGCCCGGTGGCGGTGATGGCGAATTTCTTGGCCGCCTCGACAGCCTCGGTGCCGCTGTTGCACAGAAACACGCGGTCGAGGCCCTGCGGCAGCACACTGACCAGTTCTTCCAGAAACTCGGCCCGCTTGTCGTTGGGCAGCGTCTGGGGCATCACGATCAGGTTTCCGGCCTGCTCGCGGATGGCAGCGACCACGTCGGGGTTACTGTGGCCCACGTTGGCGACGCCGTAGCCCCCCACGCAGTCGATGTACTCGCGCCCGGTGCTGTCCCAGACGGTTGCGCCCTCGGCGCGGGTCATGACCACCTGATGCTTGTGGTATACGCCGCTGTCGTAGCGCTGCTCCAGTTCCAGCCAGTTCTTCGGGGCTTCGTGCTGATCGGTGGTCGTGGGTTGGTCGGTGGTGGTCATGGGTTCTCCTATGCGGCGCTGCGGCCAAATGGGTGAGCGGAACTGAGAGGCCGGGCCGATGCTGCTTCCAGTGTAGATGAAGGCGAAGAGCGAAGATGCAAGGCCTGTTGCTGAAGAGTGTTCAGGAAAGCGGCAGGACGTAGGTGTAAAAGCCTTCGTCGCGCTGCCAGCCGTGCGCCTCGTAGCTCGCCTGCGCCGCCAGATTGTCGGTGGCGGTGCTCAGCATTAGCCGCGCCGCGCCCGTTTCGGTGCCGTGCTGCCGGGCCGCGTTCAGCAGCGCCGTACTCACACCCCTGCGCCGGGCACCCTGCGCCACATACAGGTCGTTCAGCAGCCAGATACGCCGCATCCCTACCGAACTGAACAGCGGATACAGCTGGGTGAATCCGGCGGGTCTGCCGTCCAGTTCAGCCAGGAAGATCACCGACTCTCCGCGCGAAAGGCGTTCTGCCAGGAAAGCCTGTGCCCCCGGAAGGTCGCTCGGCTGACCGTAAAACTGGCGGTAGGCATCGAAGAGGGGGACGATGGAGGGCAGGTCTTCGGCGGCGGCGCGGCGAAGAGTCAGAGCATCTGAAAGGGTCAAAAGAAGCCTCCTGTGCAGCGGCCATGCAGACGACACCGGGCCGGACTGGAAGCGCTGCTCTGCGGGAGAGTATGCAATTGAAAAACTATTCTGTCAAATACTTTTCAAATAGAAAGAGAACAGCGGTTTCAGGGAACCCGTGTGGGTCAAACTGACGGGCTGGGCCAGACTCCTGACGCTACTCTGTGCAGATGAACGCCCACCAAGTCCCCTTCGCTGCTGCACTGGACGCTCTGACCGCCCAGCAGCGCTTTGCCGAAGTGTTTGTGCGCGGGTCGCTGAAGGTCGAGCTGTATGCGCCCAGAGGCACCGACGCCCAGACACCGCATCTTCAGGACGAGGTGTATATCGTGCAGCAGGGCAGCGGCACGTATCTGTGTGCAGGCGACCACCAGCGCTTCGGTCCCGGCGACCTGCTGTTCGCGGCGGCGGGCGTCCAACACCGTTTCCTTGAGTTCACCGACGATCTGGCGGTCTGGGTGGTGTTTTATGGCCCGGACGGCGGCGAGCAGGCCAGCACCCGCACCGTCATGGGACAACCCCACCACGAGGCGCAGCTTTGACCCCGGACATCCGGGAAGTAAGCGGTTCCGAAGTGGCGTCGGTGTACGCCGCGATGCACGAGCTGCGCGGCCACCGCCCACCGCTGGCATCGGCCCAGCACTTTGCCGATTGGGTGGAGGCCCGCTCGGACGAGGGCTACCGGCTGGCAGGCGCGTTCGTGGACGGCGAACCGGAGGCGGCGGCTGTGGTGGGCTTTCGCCTCATGACGCTGCTGTACGCGGGCCGCACGCTGTATATCGATGATCTGAGTACGCGCTCTGTCTACCGGGGGCGGGGTCTGGGCCGGGCGCTGCTGGCCTGGGTCGAAGCCGAGGCGCGGCGGCTGGGCTGCGAGGAGCTGCACCTCGATTCGGGCGTGCAGCGTTTTCCCGCGCACCGCCTGTACCTGAAGGACGGCTTCGACATCACCGCACACCATTTCGGCAAATCGCTGAAGGACACGCCTTGAGCTACTACGACCCCGCCCGGCGCGACCCGACCA contains the following coding sequences:
- a CDS encoding aspartate aminotransferase family protein, whose protein sequence is MTTTDQPTTTDQHEAPKNWLELEQRYDSGVYHKHQVVMTRAEGATVWDSTGREYIDCVGGYGVANVGHSNPDVVAAIREQAGNLIVMPQTLPNDKRAEFLEELVSVLPQGLDRVFLCNSGTEAVEAAKKFAITATGRTRFVSMKRGFSGRTLGALALTWEPKYREPFGAAVDNEHVTFVQYGNIEELRAAITDDVAAVIMEPVQGEGGVRPGTAEFVREARRLTREKGALLIMDEIQTGFCRTGKMFATEHFCAEQCQNADGIRCGCKVDEQCQVVPDGMTLAKAMAGGVPIGAFAMSAEVADKMPAGGHGTTFGGNPLAMAAGVAAIRFMKREELAKQAADKGAYFMEKLRAIKSSKIREVRGLGLMIGVELKEKSAPYIAALEHDEAILTLQATPLVVRFLPPLTISREQIDRVVEAFERVLTAEQ
- a CDS encoding GNAT family N-acetyltransferase, with product MTLSDALTLRRAAAEDLPSIVPLFDAYRQFYGQPSDLPGAQAFLAERLSRGESVIFLAELDGRPAGFTQLYPLFSSVGMRRIWLLNDLYVAQGARRRGVSTALLNAARQHGTETGAARLMLSTATDNLAAQASYEAHGWQRDEGFYTYVLPLS
- a CDS encoding cupin domain-containing protein; translated protein: MNAHQVPFAAALDALTAQQRFAEVFVRGSLKVELYAPRGTDAQTPHLQDEVYIVQQGSGTYLCAGDHQRFGPGDLLFAAAGVQHRFLEFTDDLAVWVVFYGPDGGEQASTRTVMGQPHHEAQL
- a CDS encoding GNAT family N-acetyltransferase, whose translation is MTPDIREVSGSEVASVYAAMHELRGHRPPLASAQHFADWVEARSDEGYRLAGAFVDGEPEAAAVVGFRLMTLLYAGRTLYIDDLSTRSVYRGRGLGRALLAWVEAEARRLGCEELHLDSGVQRFPAHRLYLKDGFDITAHHFGKSLKDTP